A genomic window from Brassica oleracea var. oleracea cultivar TO1000 chromosome C8, BOL, whole genome shotgun sequence includes:
- the LOC106312595 gene encoding serine hydroxymethyltransferase 7: protein MDLSGSDSNVSLGFGCSHASSSMAPTPRIPIADDSINLQVDPSFRSSPATFPPIPLQLLEQKVAAVEEPKKGGDEKEDEHFRILGHHMCLKRQRDCPLLLAQSKHPRRTIAGDTDLESRRAAVRAWGDQPLHLADPDIHEIMEKEKQRQVKGIELIASENFVCRAVMEALGSHLTNKYSEGMPGARYYTGNQYIDQIENLCIGRALAAFGLESDKWGVNVQPYSCTSANFAVYTALLLPGERIMGLDSPSGGHMSHGYCTPAGKKISATSIFFESFPYKVNPQTGYIDYDKLEDKALDYRPKILICGGSSYPRDWDFSRVRQIADKCGAVLMCDMAHISGLVATKECSNPFDHCDIVTSTTHKGLRGPRGGIIFYRRGPKIRKQAHHSSHCDSSTHYDLEEKINFAVFPSLQGGPHNNHIAALAIALKQVATPEYKAYVQQMKKNAQALASALLRRKCRLVTGGTDNHLLLWDLTPLGLTGKVYEKVCEMCHITLNKTAIFGDNGTISPGGVRIGTPAMTTRGCVESDFETIADFLMKAAQITSALQREHGKSHKEFVKSLCSNKEICDLRNRVEAFALQYEMPAASRI from the exons ATGGATTTGAGTGGCTCCGATTCTAACGTTTCATTAGGGTTTGGTTGCTCGCACGCATCATCATCAATGGCTCCGACTCCGAGAATACCGATTGCTGACGATTCGATTAATCTACAAGTCGATCCCAGTTTCCGATCATCGCCGGCCACTTTCCCGCCGATTCCGTTGCAGTTACTCGAACAGAAAGTCGCCGCCGTGGAGGAGCCAAAGAAAGGCGGAGATGAAAAGGAGGATGAGCACTTCAGAATCTTAGGTCACCATATGTGTCTCAAAAGGCAACGAGACTGTCCGCTTCTTCTAGCTCAATCCAAACATCCGAGGAGAACGATCGCTGGCGACACGGATCTTGAATCGAGACGTGCTGCTGTTCGTGCCTGGGGAGATCAGCCTCTTCATTTGGCGGACCCAGACATCCACGAGATCATGGAGAAGGAGAAGCAAAGGCAAGTCAAAGGAATCGAGCTGATTGCTTCCGAGAACTTCGTGTGTCGAGCTGTCATGGAAGCGTTGGGAAGTCACTTGACCAACAAATACTCTGAAGGCATGCCTGGAGCCCGATACTACACCGGGAATCAATACATCGACCAGATTGAGAATCTCTGCATCGGAAGAGCTCTTGCTGCCTTTGGTCTTGAATCTGACAAATGGGGTGTTAATGTTCAGCCCTATTCTTGTACCTCTGCCAATTTTGCAGTCTACACCGCTCTTTTACTTCCCGGTGAGCGGATCATGGGGCTTGATTCTCCTTCCGGTGGCCACATGAGTCATGGCTATTGTACTCCAGCTGGGAAGAAGATCTCGGCTACATCAATCTTCTTTGAGAGCTTTCCTTATAAAGTGAATCCCCAAACTGGGTATATTGATTACGATAAGCTTGAGGATAAGGCTCTTGATTACCGCCCCAAGATTCTTATTTGTGGAGGCAGCTCCTACCCTAGGGACTGGGATTTTTCAAGGGTTAGACAGATTGCTGACAAATGTGGAGCTGTTTTGATGTGTGATATGGCTCATATTAGCGGTCTTGTGGCCACTAAG GAATGTTCTAATCCATTTGATCACTGTGACATCGTTACCTCCACTACCCACAAAGGTCTACGTGGTCCCAGAGGTGGTATCATCTTCTACAGGAGAGGACCAAAGATAAGAAAGCAAGCCCATCACTCCAGTCATTGCGACAGTTCCACACACTATGATTTAGAGGAGAAGATCAACTTTGCTGTTTTTCCCTCGCTACAAGGAGGTCCTCACAACAACCATATCGCAGCTCTCGCCATTGCCTTGAAACAAGTGGCTACTCCAGAGTACAAAGCTTACGTGCAACAGATGAAGAAAAATGCTCAAGCTTTAGCATCAGCTCTGCTTAGAAGAAAATGCAGACTGGTTACAGGTGGCACAGACAACCATTTGTTGCTCTGGGATCTCACTCCTTTGGGCTTAACTG GGAAAGTCTACGAAAAGGTCTGTGAGATGTGCCATATAACCTTGAACAAGACTGCTATATTTGGTGACAATGGTACAATATCTCCTGGAGGTGTAAGGATAG GGACACCGGCGATGACAACTCGAGGCTGTGTAGAGTCTGATTTCGAGACAATAGCGGATTTTCTGATGAAAGCAGCTCAGATAACGAGTGCGTTGCAGAGAGAACATGGCAAGTCACACAAGGAGTTTGTGAAGAGTCTATGCTCTAACAAAGAGATATGTGATCTTAGAAACCGAGTTGAAGCATTTGCTTTGCAGTATGAGATGCCTGCTGCTTCTCGGATTTGA